Below is a window of Clostridiales bacterium DNA.
GGTAAAGCTCCGGGTTTTGAAGGCAACATACAGCGGATTGCGGGAAAGCGTCCGGCTGTCGATGGAGATAAAGACCTTCTTGCCGTTTTCGTCATAGTAGGAATCAATATATCCTTCCAGCCAGGACTTTACCCTGCGGTACTCATCATCGTAGATCCGGGCGCTCTTGGAATCAAACTCATCACGGCTCTTGAACCCATAGACATAGAAGTCCCGCATATAGGACCGGACTTTCTCGAAGTTTTTGATCAGTTCACTGTAGGCCATGACGGTTCACTTCCTTTTTTTCTCTCCCGATTCTATTCTAAATATTTCATGATGAAAAAATACAGCACCTTCCATATACCTTGAATAATAGGTGTTTTTGGCTGTTTCTGCAAGTACCGGCAGTGCTCCTCAATATTGCGAACCCAAAACCGAAATGCTAAAATATATCCAGCCAGACAACCGCATCACCGACCGGAAGGAGAACCGATATGCAGTACAAGCGTTTCAATGATACCTATATGCTCCGTATCGACAAGGGAGAAGAAGTCATCCAGTCCCTTACCGCCCTGTGCGAAAAGGAAGACATCCGCCTGGCGGAGGTCAGCGCCATCGGGGCGGCGGACTACGCCGCCGTCGGTGTATATGACCTGGGAACCGGCACCTACCACAGGGAAGAGCTGCCCTTCTTCATGGAAATTGCCTCCCTCTCCGGCAGTGTTACCCGGATGAACGGCAAACCCTACATCCACCTGCACACCACCCTGGCGGACCAGCAGAACAAAACCCATGCCGGCCATGTGATCGAACTCCGCATAGGCGCCACCTGCGAGATGTTCGTCCGCGTCCTCCCCGGCGAAGTCATCCGGAAGAAAGACGAGGCAGTCGGCCTGAACCTCTGGGACTTCTGACATACAAAACAAAGAAAAGAAGACAGACAAAGAGACAAACGAAACAAAGAAAGCAAACGAAACAACCAAATCAACAATACCGGCGGCAGCTTCGAAAGGAGCTGCCGCCGGTATGTGTTTTTATATTCACTTTATGTCTCATTCCCTGCAGGTGTTCATTGCTTTCCCCTTGCGGCTTCGTTATATCTTTTCTCCTGCAGCTGTTCTTCTTCGATTTCCTTCAACCTTCTCAGGTAATACTTTTCCCCCAGCGCTTTCAGGATTTCCAGCACCCGGGAGTGCATGACGGCCAGCCAGTCACAGTCCGGATGCTCCAGTGAGTACCGCCCGGCCTCATATGATGCAATGCTGAAGGCTTTGATGCGGTAAATATAATAAAGCAGGTCATCCACATGATCGAAGGTTTCATCCACATGCTCGGATTCCCGCCAACCATAATATATATAATGGTATCCTCTTTCATCTGCGAATATGAATTCGCCGTACGGACTTTTCCGGCGCATATCCTCCGGATTGAAGGATGTGTACTGATAACGATTATCTTTGTCGAGATCAATACCGATCCTCTTCAGATCGTTTTTCATGATTTCCCGAATATCTTCCATCTGCCGCATCCTCATCCCAGGAACTTCAGGCTCAGCGCGATCAGCAGCTGGCCGACGTAATACAGGGAGATGTTGGTGATCCGCAGGCTCTGCTTCGTTTCCTTCCCGAAGGTATTCAGGATGAGGACAATATCACTGAGCAGGAACAGCAGCGCCCCGCCGGCGAACACCGCGGTAAAGGCGGAAGGGGAGGCAATCAGGTTCGCAAAAGCCACCACATTCAGCAGCACCACCGCGCCGATATAAACCACCCCGAAGATCTTGAAGGCCGTCTTCGCGGTAATCTGCCGGAAGATCCATACCATGAGCAGCGCGGTGAGCACTACCCCGATGCCCACGCACAGCCACGGGGAAGCAGCCATGCCCATCACGGCCACCAGGTACAGCACATGCCCGGCCAGGAACACCAGGATCCCCACCAGGAAGACGGGCTGCCCCTTCGAAGGAAACACAAACCGCAGGTTCAGCAGCACATCCGCAATGCACCCGAGCAGCAGGCCCACACAGATGAGCCCGGCCTCCCGGGAAGAACCCATGAGCCGGTAACCCAGCACCACAAAGCAGAAGGAAGCAACCCCCTTCAGGATCACCGCAGGGACATAGTTCTTCCGGCTCTCCTCATACAGGAAGAGCCCGGCAAGCACCAGGCAGAGGGGAATGAAGATGTAGGACATGGGGAGGACCTCCTGTTTAACTATAATACAACTCTAAATTAGCCAAGTGCCGTCAGTTGAGAAACTGGCGGCACTTACTTGAGCGTTTATGAAATCATATACTGATGACTGCTTTTAACTGGTTTAGTGCGTCCATGCTGTGCGTCGAAAAAACAATGCCAAAATCTTTACATGTGTTCTCGATTTCAGCTAATTCTGAATGAACATCAAGATACTTAATGTCCTTTGCCGAACTGCCAATTAAGAATTCTTTATTATTTCCAGGGAGATAATTTAACTCTTTCCCGCTTAATCCCAAACGTTCAAGAATCGTATCATTAACTGCCAGACCACTTGCAACAACAGCATCGATGGAATCATGATAATCAGATATCATTCCAGTTATTTCACTTGTCGGAATAATGGAATTGGGGAAGATCGGCCTGGCTAATAGAATGGTTTTAATTCCACTCTGATGAAGCCTGAACAATAATTCACATCTGTCAGAAGGGGTTGCGATCTTATCGGTTTTCTCTGTGATTCCATAAGAAGCATTAGCAGGAATAGATACTGCAATAAATAGCGTTTGATTATTATCCGCCATCTTTTCACTTAATTCTGCTAATTGCCGGACAGTATCCTGGGCCAGGTTTTTTCTTGTGATAATGAGCATTGATTTTTGATATGTTTCATATAAAGACTCAACTAATCGAATGCCGGCCTGCTCATCGATAAAATTCTCACGATCATGTGAAACATAAATAATATCAAATGATGAATTACGTATAGAGGCAACAATTTGATCTATCTCATCCATATCTTGTTTAGTTTTAGGGCAATCGAAATCCAAAGTATAACAATGTTTGCATTCCAAAGGACATTTTCCTGAGAAAGAAACCAGAACACGATTAGTATATGAAACCATATTATCCTCCCGAAATACTTTAACGTTTGGCAAAGTATGCATTAACAATATTTGATCCCAAATCGTTCAGCGTTTGGCATATATCAATAACTTTTTCTTTTTCGCTTAGCAAAAATATGTTTTCATCATCAGGATCGGAACTAATTTTACAATCCACATCAAATGTGACACCACCCAATATTTTGGTTTTTTTCTTCTTGTTGTCTTTATTTTTATCTTGCATTAAAGGAATTGCAATCATCATGTTCCGGCCAGATTGCTTATCTGAGAGATAGTGCTTATTATCGCTATCCTGATAATAGTATTTAACAGACCCATTTACATTCAATGCTGTTACTGGATATTCGGTAAGATCTACACCATAGATCAATAGCTTGGGTTGCCGAAAATCAAAAACCACAATGCTCTGTTTTTTATATGCTAGTCCTAACACGCCCCAATAAAGAGCACGAGCGTCGCTGGTAGAATTGACATTTCCTCCTACTGTACATATTGTTTTCCTCAACCTGGAGAAACATTTTTCCCCTTTATACTTTTTCCCTCGAAAAAGGGTAAATCCTTTATTTTCTACGAGAATTGATTTCGTATTCGCAGGGATGATATCTGTCCCTAATATCTTTTTCAATCCTTGAGCCATTATTGGCCTGACATTGCTCACACTAACCGAATTATAGTATTTTATTGTTGCAAGCCTGACAGAGATAAACGTTATAACAGAAGTTATTATCCAATCAATTCCATGATTTACAAGTGAGTCTTTAATCTTTTCAAATGCTTGATTAATCCACTCGAGCATGTATTACTCCTATTCTGCCAAAGCAACTATAGATCATTATTTTGCTTTCATAATTTTCCTCAAATTAATTTGGCATAAATCCCAAGTCAAGAGAAATTACAGAAAATCTCTAAACTTATCGATCAACTCAATGATAAACCGGGCTTTTTTTCCTTGATAGGCGATCTGTGCTTTCTTTACCCAAGCCCTGACAGGAATGATCTCTAACCACGCAAGCCCCCCTACAACGCAAAGCACAATGATGACCATATGATTGCCTCCAGATTATTTAAGGCCATTATTCAACACATACAGGATATTCATTGCTTGAGTAAGGACTATCTTATCAGGCAGTTTCTCGAGATGATATTTTGCTCGCCATTCACCAATTGCTTTCATCACCCGCTCACCCAAATCTCTTGCCATATCATCTTCCGGAAGACCGGCTGTTGAGGAAACTGGCTGTAAGGAATCTGGAACTGAGTTAACAACAGGGAAATTATCTACAATATTGGAAACAGAACTGGATTCCGGAGTGGAGGGAGAGGTGGTTTTTGGTTCTTGATTTGACTCAGGTACAGGTTTGTCTTGTATCTCGGCACTTTGGCTAATTTCCGCCGTTGAATTATCATCGGATTTTATAGTGCTCTGCTCTTCAGCAGCGATGGAATCTGGAGCACCAGATTCTACAATTTTCGAGATAATTGTTGAAGTAACTTTTTTAAATAAAGATGTACTCACTTTTCGCGCCCTCTCTCATTATTGATTATAAGATAGGAAGAACCATCACACATGGTAACTGCGAATGGCATCGGAAAGTTTTTCATTGAGGAGTTCAAACTGACCCATGGCATACTTGAGGGCGGTGCCAGTAAGATTCTTTGATTCGATGTGACGGTAGGTTCTTTCAATTTCATCAACACTGGCACGAATCAATTCGCCGGAATGACGCATATACTCAGAGGTCTTAAATGCTTCGATTCGGGCTTTGAGTTCTATCGTCTCTTTCCTGCGCAACTGCCGATAAGAAGAGAACACATTGATGAGGGACGAGGCCGCGTTACAAACTCCAGTTGCAAGGCTGAGGGCGGTGGTGACTTCAGTACTCATAGACATTTCCTCCTCTTTTAACTCAATATAAGGTTACCGAAATAAGCCGAAAAGCATAATATGGACATTCATTCTGCCTGATATAGCAAAATGGATGGATGAAGGAACCACATAAATGAAACGGGAAACATCATTTTGTTAATGTTGGGAACCATAATTGGATGTTTCACATTTGATTTATGGGTATAATAAGGGAGTAATATGGAACGAACAAACACATCTGAGAGAAAGGAATCTCTCAATGATGATAGATGTATTTATTCGAGAAGGAATACAATATACCTGCGAATATGTACGTGCAATATAATGTTTTTATACTGTTTATAGTTTGATATTATCGATTTGCTATTTGGTTAAGGTTTTTGTGGTCTCTTGGCTCTTCTTTGGTTATCAAACACACGTTTTTGATGAATACAAATAGATCACAGACATGCGTACACACATACTGTACACACACCCTGCAACTTTCTTCCCCCATTTTTGTTTATATCTATGAAGGCACATTCCAACCCGCCTTCCTGCCATGAACCAATTCCCCCGAAGCCGCTTCCGGAGAAAAGCGGCGCCAGTGACTACACCACAACCTGGAGGACTCGCCATGAAGAAATTCCTGTTACTCATCACCGCCCTGTCATTCCTGTTCCTGGCTTCCGGCTGCGGCCAGAAAGCCTTCGAACCGGACCGCACCAAACCCGTCGGCATGATCCTCGTCAACGGGACCGTGAAAACGGATACCGAACCGGAACTTGGACAGGTGGTCTACGCGGAATTCACGGACAACCAGTACCGCTTCCCGCTGGATGCCGTCATGGTCTACTATTTTGACTACGACGAAGAAACCGCCTACGCCGGGGACCAGAACTGCACCTCCCTGACATTTGCGGCCAATGCCGATACCAAACAGGTCGAGGCGGAGGCCTCATGCCGGTACATCTTCCGGGAAGGTTCTGAAAATACGATCTATGCGTATTATCTCTATTATGACGGAAAAGGCCTTGGCTTTTACCCGATGGAGACCCTGATGGCCCACCGGATTACCGGGGAAGAATTCAGTATCCGGATTAACGAGCAGTACAGGTTCACGCTGGAAAACGAAAAACCGACATCGTTCTTCACGATCTGCTGCCGGAAGGGAGAAGAAGAACTGGCCTTCGGAACTGTCCGTCCGGAGGAAATGGACGACTATATGAAATATCCGCTCCCGGAGGGAACGGACAATGTGGAGATCAACGCCTTTGACGTAAACGGTGAATTCATCAGCCGGAAGGAACTGAAACCCGGGGACTACAGCTACACCGCGGGATACGACATCGGCGGCCAGTTCCAGGGCGCGAAATCCCTGCGCCTTGTCTGGCCGGAACCGGCAGAACCGTAAAACAGAAATGAATGAATATTGCCAGGGGAATGCTTCCTCTGGTAATATTTCTTTTTGGGAGAAACCAAAACGAAACCAGGAGCCGATATGGGAGAACTGCAGTTCATCTTCGTCCACGGGTTATCCGGCTGGGGCAGCTATGATACCCAGTATTCCCGCATGCCCTACTGGGGCATGCGGGGAGGGGACCTTATGCTCTTCCTGCGGGAAAAGGGATATGCGTGTTATGCAGCCTCCGTTTCCCCGACCGGCAGCGCCTGGGACCGGGTCTGCGAGCTGTATGCCCAGCTGGCCGGCACCTGGAACGTGTACCCGGTGCAGGACGGAGACCACATGTTCCTCCAGGGCGGACTGTTCCATAAACATGATATCCGTCCCTTCTACCTGGAGCTGCTGGGAACCATCCGGAAGGCGGAGGAAAGCAAATGAGTGAAATAAAGGAAAACCTGCGGAAGCACCTGGAGGCGCATCCGCAGGCCACGGAAGAAGACGTTGTAAAATTTGTTTTCCAGGCATTCCTGGGCGTTGGCCACCTGGTGAGCAGCGCCGACGCCATCCAAAGAAGATTGGAAAACGAAATGGCACAAAACCCGGCGGACGATACCGAACCACAGGCCGAAGAGCTCAGCCCCCGCTGGGTCCGGCTGAATCTCCGCCCGGCCAAAGCCAGGGGAATTGCCCCGGAAGAACTCGCAAAGCGGGTCTACCGCTCCGCGCAGCAGCCGATCCCGTACACCCGGCAGGATGTTATAGACTTCTGCAAGGCCCTGGACCTCCCGGACATGGACAAAGACAAAATAGAAGAAGAAGTCAACGAACTGCTGAAAGGATCCTTCCTTCCCAGCCACTCACAGCAGTACCGGGAAGCATACAAACCGGCATATGTAGTCCTTTTGAGGGAAGAAATTCCCTGATTCGCTGTTTATGGGGAAGACATTTCCGCATTCCCGGGATACAATAAACCCATCCCAAGGAACAGGAGAACGAATGGATGGACATGGTAAAGATGGGGAGCTTCCTGGCGGAGCTCCGGAAAGAACATGAAATGACCCAGGCGGAACTGGGCGAGAAACTCGGCGTGACGAACAAGACCGTTTCCCGGTGGGAAACGGGGAACTATATGCCGCCGGTGGAGATGCTGGAAGAACTCAGCACCCTGTACGGGCTGACCATCAACGAACTGCTGGAAGGCCGAAAGCTGACCACGGAAGAGTATAAGGAAGCCGCCGAAACCAACATTAAGGAAACCCTGAAGGCCAGCACCTTTGACCTGAAGGAAAAGCAGGAATTCTTCAAAAAGAAATGGCGGAAAGAACACCTTTCCACCTTCATCGCCTGCACTGCTGCCTGGATCGTCCTGCTGGTTGCCCTGAAGCTCCAGAACGTGGACGTCTCCCTGCTGGGCACCATCGGCGGCCTGCTGGCAGCCCTCTACTACGTCGTCCTCAATAACCGGATGATGGTCTATGTAGAAGACCACCTGTATCCGAAAAACTGAAGAGCAGAAGAAACAGGGCGCTGCGGAATGTTCCGCAGCGCCCCACTTTTATATCCTTACTTCTTCAGTTCCTTCCCGCAGTGGCTGCAGAAGGCAAAGTCCGCCTGGATGGGCTTGCCGCAGTACGGGCAGTACATGCCCTTGGCCGAAGGGGACTTTGTGCTTTCCACGTCATATCTTCCGTGGAAATGCTCGTTCAGGGGATCCGGCTCCTCATCCCCGTCGGTGATGTCCAGATGGGACGGCCGGTTCTTTGCCACCGCGCAGTAGATGCTGTAGATCCCGACAAGGATGCATGCTCCCGAAAACAGGTAGCAGAAGGTGACGCCGCCGCCGGCTCCGGGATTGCTTCCGAAAGCGCTGAAATGGGATTCCGTGGCCCGGACTTCACCGGCCATAACCAGTCCGAACACGGACATACCGAGGGCAATGATTCCGCCGATGAGGGACGGCCCGCGTCCCTGTTTGATGCTCTTCATATCCTTTTACCTCCCGTAACGGTTTTTCAGGTCCCATACGGTGCGCTCGATCCGGTCAATCATCCGGTCGATCTCCGCGCGCGCCTCGTTGATCCGGTTCTGCACGATGAAGTCGCTGAAGACATTGTCGAAGAAGATATCCAGCGTGGAAGCCAGGCTCCCGGCCTGCACATACAGCCCGTCCTCGTCCACATCCCGCAGCTCCTTCGCAAAGCGCTTCAGGTCGCGGTTGGCCTGCGCCACCCATTCGTTGGCGGAGCTCATCTTGCTGTGCTTGACCACGCTGGAGATCACCCCGCCGCCGAGGATATCATAGATGCCCCAGTTCCGGGCGGAATTCAGCTTTGCCTTCGCTTCCCGCAGGCTGTCCAGGGCCCTCTCCCCGGCCCGGATCGCCTCGTCCACTTCCCGGGTATCCGCACTGCCGGACATGGACCGAGTAAAGTCGGCCGCGGCACTCCGGCTCTCCCGGTCCTCCTCGTCCTCATATTCATCATCATCATCCCCGCTCTCCAGGCGGTTCTTTCCCAGCCGGTTCTTGACGATCCCGTATCCGATCATCGCACCAATCGCCACCAGGAACCACTCCATACCGATCCCTCCTCCAAAGGATTCATTCGATACTATAAATATAGACGCATTTCCGCAGAAAAACAGGACAGATAACGCAAAATATACGGGACTATTTTTTTCAAAGACAACCAATCAATACTCCCTGCTGTTTTACAACCCGTCCTTTTTCCCGTATAATAAGGCAAAAGAAAACCGAAATACGGAGGGAACCGATATGGCCAAGGTCCTGCTGCTGAACGGCAGCCCCCACGCGAACGGATGCACCGCCACCGCCCTGAAGGAAATGATATCTGTCTTTGAACAGGAAGGAATCGAAACCGAACTGATCCAGGTGGGCAACAAGGATATCCGGGGATGCATCTCCTGCGGCACCTGCGGAAAGAAAGGCAAATGCGTTTTCGATGACCTCGTGAACGAAACCGCCCCGAAGCTGGAAGCGGCGGACGGCCTGGTGGTCGGAAGCCCCGTCTACTACGGCTCCCCGAACGGAACCATCCTGTCCTTCCTGGACCGGTTGTTCTATTCCACTTCCTTTCCCAAGCACATGAAGGTCGGCGCAGCGGTTGTCAGCTGCCGCCGCGGCGGCAACACCGCCTCCTTTGACGTCCTGAACAAATACTTCACTATCTCCGGAATGCCGGTGGCCTCCAGCACCTACTGGAACCAGGTGCACGGCTTCACCGCCGAAGATGTCCTAAAGGACAAGGAAGGCCTCCAGACCATGCGCAACCTGGCCCGCAACATGGCCTTCATGATCCGAGCCATCCATGACGCAAAGGAAAAGTACGGCCTGCCCGAAGTGGAGCACGGCAGCTTCACCAGCTTCCCGGACGGGAAATAAGAAAGATCAATTCTGAGAAAAAACGATCTGTCCGGAAGTGTTCAGGCAGCAGCTTTCAATTCGCCGTGGATAATGAAGGCATAATATGGTACAATCTTTCACAGACGTAGTGCTGAACAGCATGAAGAATCTGTGTCCACATAAAACTGAAAATGGAGGCCGCTTATGAGGAACAACGAATTCCAGTTTGACGATTTCCCCAAACTGAAAATGTACCGGGAAAGAAGATATTTCATTGCGATCATAGCCGTAGTCGTCTGTTTTATTGTGGTTTCCTTTATGAACTGGGCGCCGCTGGATGATATTACCAAACGGATTACGACTTCCACGACATTGATCGGCGCTGTCGTCCTGTGGCTGCAGCTGAAACGCGGGGAACGGCTGAATGAATCCAACTTCATCATGAACCTGAACAACCAGTTTGTCGGCAATGCCAATATGACCCTGGTGGAGCATGAACTGGAACAGTGCTATAACCAGTATGAAGCCATGCTGAAGGAAAAAGACAACATATCCGGTGAGGAACTGAAGAAGCTCCGGCTGGACCTGAGCCAGTCCCGCACCAGTGAAGACTGCCAGAAACTGATTAACTACCTGGTATATATGGAGGCGCTGGCATCCCTGGTATGCCGCCGGGTGCTGCATCTGGATGTGATTGACAACCTTTTTGCCTACCGCTTCTTCATTGCTGTCAATAACCCGATTGTCCAGCAGAATGAAATCTTTCCCTACGCGGAATACTATCGCGGGCTGTTTGACCTCAGCAAGCGCTGGACAGACGAGAAACTGGAAAGGTACCGGAAAAAGGAAAAACTCAGCAAAGATGAAGCCGTCAATCCCAGCATCAAAAACCATATAATTCCGATGGGCCAGTTTGACCTGAATGAACGGTATCGGGAATACTGTGAATCCAAAGCCTCTGTCACGGTACAGCTTGATGTTTCCCTTGCGGAAAGCCGGGACAAGAAAACAGATATTGCGAAATGCATTTATGAAACGGATCCGATTATCTATCCGGAAGCATTCGGGGAAGACCCCGGCCAGGCAGTCAAGGCCATGAGCCGGATTATCGGAATGGACAACTGCCTTTTCGATTACCAGCACTTGCTGGTCGCGCGGTCTTTCGGACAGATCTGCGGTGTCTGTGTGTTCAACTGCGGGGATGCGCAGTGGGATCGGGAAGCCATCAAAAAACGGGTCGGGGACAAGTAC
It encodes the following:
- a CDS encoding zinc ribbon domain-containing protein; the protein is MKSIKQGRGPSLIGGIIALGMSVFGLVMAGEVRATESHFSAFGSNPGAGGGVTFCYLFSGACILVGIYSIYCAVAKNRPSHLDITDGDEEPDPLNEHFHGRYDVESTKSPSAKGMYCPYCGKPIQADFAFCSHCGKELKK
- a CDS encoding helix-turn-helix transcriptional regulator, giving the protein MDMVKMGSFLAELRKEHEMTQAELGEKLGVTNKTVSRWETGNYMPPVEMLEELSTLYGLTINELLEGRKLTTEEYKEAAETNIKETLKASTFDLKEKQEFFKKKWRKEHLSTFIACTAAWIVLLVALKLQNVDVSLLGTIGGLLAALYYVVLNNRMMVYVEDHLYPKN
- a CDS encoding lysoplasmalogenase, with the protein product MSYIFIPLCLVLAGLFLYEESRKNYVPAVILKGVASFCFVVLGYRLMGSSREAGLICVGLLLGCIADVLLNLRFVFPSKGQPVFLVGILVFLAGHVLYLVAVMGMAASPWLCVGIGVVLTALLMVWIFRQITAKTAFKIFGVVYIGAVVLLNVVAFANLIASPSAFTAVFAGGALLFLLSDIVLILNTFGKETKQSLRITNISLYYVGQLLIALSLKFLG
- a CDS encoding flavodoxin family protein codes for the protein MAKVLLLNGSPHANGCTATALKEMISVFEQEGIETELIQVGNKDIRGCISCGTCGKKGKCVFDDLVNETAPKLEAADGLVVGSPVYYGSPNGTILSFLDRLFYSTSFPKHMKVGAAVVSCRRGGNTASFDVLNKYFTISGMPVASSTYWNQVHGFTAEDVLKDKEGLQTMRNLARNMAFMIRAIHDAKEKYGLPEVEHGSFTSFPDGK
- a CDS encoding DNA-binding protein, coding for MQYKRFNDTYMLRIDKGEEVIQSLTALCEKEDIRLAEVSAIGAADYAAVGVYDLGTGTYHREELPFFMEIASLSGSVTRMNGKPYIHLHTTLADQQNKTHAGHVIELRIGATCEMFVRVLPGEVIRKKDEAVGLNLWDF
- a CDS encoding GNAT family N-acetyltransferase, whose translation is MRNNEFQFDDFPKLKMYRERRYFIAIIAVVVCFIVVSFMNWAPLDDITKRITTSTTLIGAVVLWLQLKRGERLNESNFIMNLNNQFVGNANMTLVEHELEQCYNQYEAMLKEKDNISGEELKKLRLDLSQSRTSEDCQKLINYLVYMEALASLVCRRVLHLDVIDNLFAYRFFIAVNNPIVQQNEIFPYAEYYRGLFDLSKRWTDEKLERYRKKEKLSKDEAVNPSIKNHIIPMGQFDLNERYREYCESKASVTVQLDVSLAESRDKKTDIAKCIYETDPIIYPEAFGEDPGQAVKAMSRIIGMDNCLFDYQHLLVARSFGQICGVCVFNCGDAQWDREAIKKRVGDKYLPTNQLEGFDYASEKYFEDICKRKDGEEWIELVACCVEEGFRGKGIGEEMLQKLIQLNPGKTIRLTALADNEAAIALYKNNNFKTIEDNKDGFAPRGLHAPKCIVMERKGN